AACAACAGCCTGTTGACCCGAGTGGCCGGCTTGTGGGTGGAAGATGACGGCTTTGTGGCCGATGCGGCACGGGTTGAAGCCGCGCCGCGTATCGGTGTCGATTACGCCGGTCCCCGGTGGGCCGCAGTGCCTTGGCGGTTCACCCTCGGGGCCTGACGCATATCCAGATACAAAAAAACCTCCCGGATGGGAGGCTTGTAAATGATATGGCGACAGCTTACTGGCGGATGGCTTCGATGTTGATTGTGATTTCAACCTCGTCGCCGACCGCAGGTTGTCCTCCGGTTATGCCCCATCCGGTGCGGTCGATTTCCGTGGTGACCTCCCATCCGGAGAGGTAGGCGCCTTGCATGCCTTCGCCGAAGCCGAGTAGTTCAACCTCCAACGTGACTTCCTTGGTCATGCCGTGCATCCGGAGCTCTCCGGTGACCTCGAATTCATCTTCATCATCGGTGGCCTCCCACTTCGTGGAACGGAAGCTGATGATCGGGTGCGATTCGGCTCCGAAGAAATCGTCGGTCTTGAGGTGGGCATCGCGCTTTTCGTTGGCCGTATCGACGCTGGCCACTTGGATGACGGCCTCGACGGAGCTCTTCGTCAGGTCATCGCGGTTCACTGTAATGGTGCCTTCGAATTGCCCGAAACTGCCGGAGGTCTTGGCTACGAAGTGGCGAATGCTGAACTTTACCGAGGAGTGGACCGGGTCGATTTTGTAGGTCTCGATCTTTTCCGCGGCCTGGAGGCCTGCGCCGAGTGGTAGGCAGGCGAAGCCTGCGAGTATTATGGTAGTGAGGATATGTTTCATGATTTGTCTTAGATGAAGCGCTTGAAGCAACCTTCAGCCGCCTTCGTGCTCAGAATGTAGATCTGGTCGTCTTCCTGCCAGACCCGGAAGGCATGGTTCCGCACCTCGAAGTTCTCGGGACTTGCGGGAAACTCTTCCTTCAGGTCGCTCCGTTGCACTGTGATCAGATGATACACAGCTCCATTCTTAAAGCAAATCATGCTCAATTTAACGCCGTCGTAGTCGTAGGTTACACAGCCCAGCGTGCCCATGCTTTGGAGGCCGGAAGGTATGTGCCTGGGGGTCGGCGAAGCGTGGTTGCTCAGGTAGGTGGTCAACTCGTTCAGTTCCGGCGCGCGCAGTTCCATGGCCGCCGGGGAGATGGCGTCGATCCGGTCGGCCAGGAATTCCAGTACGCGGGGAACCGCAGCGGCGACGACCTGCGGGTGGTCCGCTGCTTGCGGGGCGGATTGCCGGTTGAGCTGAATCGTGCTAAGGGTGAGCAGAATGGCCAGCGTTGCGGCGATACCGACCCAGGGGTTGCGCCACCAAGCCTGTTGGGCGGTGGGGGCGAAGTTTTCCTCGTCTGTTGTCTCCTGGCAGGCATGCGCCTGCAGCCCTGCCAGAATGCTTCCTTGTAGGTCGTCCGGGACGTCAATGCGTGAGAGTTCACCGGCGAAGGTCCGGTCGAAATCCTGTTGGGCTTCAAACCAGACGCGCAACTCGGCGTCTTCCTCGAGCAGGGCAAGCGCTTCCGCAATGGCCGGGTCCTCCCGGTCATCGGGACAGTCGGGCCGGCAGAGCTGGAGCAGGTGTTGTGCTTCTTCGCGGTTCATCTCAAATGTTATCTTCGGCGGTTTCCGCTTCCTTGCGCTGGAAGACTTCACGCAGTTGGTTTTTGCCCCGGGAGAGGCGCGACATCACGGTTCCGATCGGGACGTCGAGTACGCTGGCGATCTCCTTGTAGGAGAGGTCCTTGATATAAAAGAGGGTCAAGGCTTCGCGATAGACGGCGTCGACCTCGGCCAAGGCCTGAACGGCCAGGTTGGCGTCCAGGCTGCGGCGGATGTGGGGTTCGACGCTGCCGCCGGTTTCTTCCAGCATGGAAGGCTCATAGTTGTCGATGCGCTCGTCCTTGCGCTTGCGCCGGAGGAACTCCCGGTAGAGCGTGGTGAAGAGCCAGGATTTGACCTTTGACTTATCGCGCAGGGAGCCGCCTTTTTCCGCGTAGATGAAAAAGGTCTGCTGTACGAGGTCGCCGGCATCGTGCTCATTTTTCGCTAGGCTGTAGCCGAAGCGATAGAGCGGTTGGTAGTATTCACTCACGATAGTTTCCAAGTCCTGGTTTCTGGTTTTAACCATGTGAGTGTCCGGATCGCGGGTTATTCCTGAGGGGATGCTATTTTTTTAGAGGATCAGCATGGCATCGCCGTAACTGTAGAAACGATACTTACGTTCAATGGCTTCGGCGTAAAGTTCCTTCAGCCAGGAAATCCCCTCCATGCTGCCAGGGGTCAGGAAGGCGGATACGAGGCAGAGAAGTGTGGATTTTGGTAGGTGGAAGTTCGTGATGAGGGCATCCACACCCGTGAATTGGGCGGGCGGGTAGATGAAAATGTCAGCCTCGGCCTGAACGGAGCCGCTTGGAGTCAGGCACGTGGCGGGGTCCCGTCGAAGGGCATCCTCGATGGACCGTACCGAGGTCGTGCCAACGGCAATGCGCGGCCCGGGGGCATCGCTTTGGAGTGCAGCCATGGCGGCCGCCGGGATCTCGTACCACTCATGGTGGATGTTGTGGTCCTCGATTTGGTCGACTTGGATGGGGTGGAAGGTACCGATTCCTACCTGCAGGGTCAGGTCGTAAAAGGTCGCGCCCCGGGCTTCGAGTTCGGCCATGAGGGCCGGAGTGAAGTGCAGGCCGGCGGTGGGGGCCGCCACCGCGACGCGCTTGTCGGTGTCGGCGTAGACGGTCTGGTAGCGTTCGTTGTCGTTACTGCGGCGCGGATCGTTTTCCGTACGTTCGATATAGGGCGGTAGAGGCAGGATGCCGAGCCGCTCGGCCAGATCGGTGACCGACTCCTCCCGCTCCAGATGGAAGCGGATACGGTAGTTCCCGTTGCTGCCGGCTTCCAGGACCTCGGCTTCGCACTCGCCGGGAATGAGGAAGCGTCCCGCATTGTAAGTCTTCTTGCCCGGTCGGAGCAGGCACCACCAGGTGAGGGCGTCCTCGGCAGGTTGTAGCAAGAGGCACTCGACTTTGCCGCCGGTCGGACGTTCGCCAAAAAGGCGTGCCTTGAGCACGGCTGCATTATTGCGGAAAAACCGCGCGTTGGGAGGGAGAAAGCGGCCGATCTCGGCAAAAGACGCATGTGTGACGCTTCGCTCCGAGCGGTTGACGACCATCAGGCGCGAGGCGTCGCGCGTCCGGGCGGGTTCTTGGGCGATGCGTTCGAGTGGGAGTTCGTAATCAAAGAGGGAGGCGTCCATGGTTGAAAAGCCGGGTTGAGATTGTCATCGCTGTCCTAATCAGTCCTCTTATACCTAGGACAACCCTTAAATGTCGAAAAGAGTCCAAAGTCTAAATTGGCCGGATGCGGCCCGGGCCTTGAATGCGCGGATTCACGTCGGAATCGAGCCGTCCGTCCTGGCCTACCTGCAGGCCTTGCCTCAGCAAGAGTTGGTGGTCGCTTGTTCCGGAGGTGCCGATTCGCTGGCTATGCTCTGCCTGCTCTGGGCGCAGCGCGGGGAATTGGGCTGCCGGATCACGGTGGCGCATTACAATCACCGATGGCGGGCTGAGGCTTCGGAGCAGGATGCCGAATTTGTCCGCAAGGTGGCGGCGGCGCTGGACTTGCCTTTCTGTTCAGAGTCCCGGCCAGACGACGAGGCTGCTTTTACTGAAACCACCGCCCGTGAATTACGCCTCCGGTTCCTGCGCCAGGTCGCGCGCCAGACCGGAGCGTCCTGTATCGCATTGGGCCACCAGAAGGACGATATCCTGGAGACCCAGCTCATGCGACTGGCCCGGGGGGCGGGGGCGGATGGTTTGGCGGCACCGCGCCCGGTTCACGATTTCAGTGACGAACCCGCCCATCTGCGTCCGATTCTCCACCTGCGCGCCGGCGATTTGCGAATGGCCCTCAATCTCTGTGGTATCCCGTGGTGCGAAGACCGGTCGAATGAGGATGTCCGGATTGCACGCAATGCGCTTCGGATCAAGGTGATTCCGGAGTTGATTGAGGCGACCGGGCGCAATGCTCCGGAGGGGGCCGCACGCTCCCGCCGCTTGTTGGAGGAAGATGCGGATGCGCTGGACGCACTGGCACGGGAGCGTCTTTCCGACGCCTACGAGGGGGCTTCCGCTTTGGATCGTGCGCTCTGCCGTTCCACGCATATGGCGCTGCTGCGACGGGCGGTTTCGCACTGGCTTCACAATGATGAGGGGATCCAGACGGTGAGTGCCCAGTTGATGGACCAACTGCTGGAAGCGATCCGGAGTCGTCAGGACCAGCATCGTTTTTCGATCGCCTCCTGTTTCATACTAATGGATGCCCAGCGGATCTGGCTGGAGCCGGCCAAGGACGCGGTCGATTCCGGACGCTTGGAGGCCTGTGTGGTCGAGCCGGGGGAGACGGCCCTGCTTTCGACGGGAGCTTTGTTTGAAACGGAGTGGGTCGAATTGAATGCCCCGCTTCGGGCGCGTATTCTAGGGGGAGGGATCGATCCGGCGGATGAAGTCTATCTGGATCTTGAGCCAGTGGAAAGCCTTACTGTACGCCCCTGGGAGGCGGGGGACCGGTATCGGCCTCTCGGCGCCCCGGGTTCCAGGAAGCTGCAGGATTGCTTTACGGACCGGCGTGTGCCGCAGAGGGAACGATTGAGTCTACCGGTTGTCACAGCCGCCTCAGGCAGTATATTATGGGTGCCGGGTTTTCCTCCTGCCGAGACCTGTAAAATCCACCCGGGAACACAGCTGGCTCTACGATTGACTTACCGCATGAGGGATTCACTTTGAGCCTGAATAAGACATGTCATCCAAGCAAAACAGCCCTCAAAATAATAACTCTGGAAGAAACGGACCACCTGAGCGCTTTCAACCGAAAGTGCTCCTGATCTGGCTTGTCATCATCACTGCCATCGTTGCGCTGTGGTTTGCCCAACCGGGCACCGGCACGAACAATGAGGCCTTGACGATCAGCGAGCTGGTGCAGTCGATTAAGGACGGACGTATCGAGAAGGGGGCCGGCGTGATGAAGCCGGACCCGACATTCGGCCAGAATGGTTACGTGATCAGTGGCCAGATGAGTGATCCGCAGTTCAGCGGGTCGATGACTGAGGGGAGCTCGGTGCCGAAGGTGAACTTCACCGCCCAGGGACGTCTGACCGAAGACGACTTCCTGCTCGTGCGCGAGGTGCTCAGCGAAAAGCGCCGCAGTACGGCTGTTCAGGACATTATTATCAGCTTCCTTCCTTTCATCCTGATCATCGGTTTGCTCTATTTCCTCTTTGTCCGCCAGTTGAAGAATGCCGGGCGCGGGGCGATGAGCTTCGGCAAGAGCAAGGCGAAGATGCTGACCCGCGAGAAGGACTCGGTGACCTTCAAGGATGTTGCCGGCTGTGATGAAGCCAAAGAAGAGGTCAGTGAGGTGGTTGATTTCCTGAAGGACCCGAAGAAGTTCCAGCGTATCGGTGGACGTATCCCGAAGGGGGTCCTCATGGTCGGCCCTCCGGGGACCGGTAAGACGCTGCTGGCCAAGGCGGTGGCCGGGGAGGCGGAAGTGCCCTTCTTCTCTATCAGCGGTTCCGACTTTGTTGAAATGTTCGTTGGTGTCGGGGCCGCCCGTGTACGCGATATGTTTGAGCAGGGGCGCAAGAATGCCCCCTGTATTGTCTTTATTGATGAAATTGACGCCGTGGGCCGCCAGCGGGGTGCCGGCCTGGGCGGCGGGAATGACGAGCGTGAGCAGACCCTCAACTCGCTGCTGGTCGAAATGGACGGCTTTGACGGCCACGAAGGCGTGATTATTATCGCCGCGACGAACCGTCCGGACGTGCTCGACAGCGCTTTGCTGCGTCCCGGACGTTTTGACCGCCAGGTTACGATCGATTTGCCGGACCTGAATGGCCGTCATGAGATCCTGAAGGTGCACGCCAAGCGGATCGCCCTCTCGGAAGAGGTGAATCTGGAGCATGTGGCGCGAAATACGCCGGGCTTTTCCGGTGCCGACCTGGCAAACCTGCTCAATGAGGGTGCCCTCATCGCGGCCCGCTATAATAAGAAGGTGGTCGAGATGCAGGATATCGACGAGGCCCGCGACAAGATTTCCTTCGGTCGCGAGCGTCGCAAGCTGATGGATGACGAGGACCGTAAGATTACCGCTTTCCATGAAGCCGGCCATGCGATTGTCCAGGCTGTCATCGACGACGGTCATTTGCCGGTGCACAAGGTGACGATTATTCCGCGCGGCCAGAGTCTTGGTTCGACCATGTTCATGCCGAAAAAGGATGTGCTGAACCACTCCCGTCGTCGTTTATTGAACCAGATCTGTTGTGGTATGGGAGGCCGTGTCGCGGAGGAGCTGGTGATGGGCGATATCACCAGTGGTGCGTCCGGGGACATCCGCATGGTGACGAAGGTGGCCCGCCACATGGTGTGCGACTGGGGGATGACGGACCTCGGTCCGGTCGCCTATGGTGAAAACAAGGACCATGTGTTCCTCGGGCAGGAGATCCAGCGCTCGCAGAACTACAGCGAGGAGACGGCCCAGAAGATCGACAAGGCGATTCACGATATCGTCGAGGAGCAGCACAAGCGCTGCCGTGAGATCCTTACGGAAAACCGCCATGCGCTGGATGTGTGTGCCGAGGCCCTGCTGGAGCACGAAACCATCGACGGCAAGCACGTGCAGGAAATCCTTGAGTTCGGTGAAATTCGTTCGCCTGTGATTAAGCGTGAAGTTCCGGAGCCCAAAGATGATGAAGCCGAGGACGAGCCAGAGGCGAAGAAGAAGCCCGAGGGGAATAAGGACGATGGCGGTCTTGCCGGTGAAAGTGCCCCTGCTGGTGCACCAGCCTAAGCCTCTTTTATCCTGCCAGTTCTGATTCTCGCTCGGAGGCCGACGCCCCCGGTCTGCTTTGAGGCAGCCGAGGGCCTAGGATTCC
Above is a window of Coraliomargarita parva DNA encoding:
- a CDS encoding RNA polymerase sigma factor, whose amino-acid sequence is MVKTRNQDLETIVSEYYQPLYRFGYSLAKNEHDAGDLVQQTFFIYAEKGGSLRDKSKVKSWLFTTLYREFLRRKRKDERIDNYEPSMLEETGGSVEPHIRRSLDANLAVQALAEVDAVYREALTLFYIKDLSYKEIASVLDVPIGTVMSRLSRGKNQLREVFQRKEAETAEDNI
- the queA gene encoding tRNA preQ1(34) S-adenosylmethionine ribosyltransferase-isomerase QueA — protein: MDASLFDYELPLERIAQEPARTRDASRLMVVNRSERSVTHASFAEIGRFLPPNARFFRNNAAVLKARLFGERPTGGKVECLLLQPAEDALTWWCLLRPGKKTYNAGRFLIPGECEAEVLEAGSNGNYRIRFHLEREESVTDLAERLGILPLPPYIERTENDPRRSNDNERYQTVYADTDKRVAVAAPTAGLHFTPALMAELEARGATFYDLTLQVGIGTFHPIQVDQIEDHNIHHEWYEIPAAAMAALQSDAPGPRIAVGTTSVRSIEDALRRDPATCLTPSGSVQAEADIFIYPPAQFTGVDALITNFHLPKSTLLCLVSAFLTPGSMEGISWLKELYAEAIERKYRFYSYGDAMLIL
- the tilS gene encoding tRNA lysidine(34) synthetase TilS, with translation MSKRVQSLNWPDAARALNARIHVGIEPSVLAYLQALPQQELVVACSGGADSLAMLCLLWAQRGELGCRITVAHYNHRWRAEASEQDAEFVRKVAAALDLPFCSESRPDDEAAFTETTARELRLRFLRQVARQTGASCIALGHQKDDILETQLMRLARGAGADGLAAPRPVHDFSDEPAHLRPILHLRAGDLRMALNLCGIPWCEDRSNEDVRIARNALRIKVIPELIEATGRNAPEGAARSRRLLEEDADALDALARERLSDAYEGASALDRALCRSTHMALLRRAVSHWLHNDEGIQTVSAQLMDQLLEAIRSRQDQHRFSIASCFILMDAQRIWLEPAKDAVDSGRLEACVVEPGETALLSTGALFETEWVELNAPLRARILGGGIDPADEVYLDLEPVESLTVRPWEAGDRYRPLGAPGSRKLQDCFTDRRVPQRERLSLPVVTAASGSILWVPGFPPAETCKIHPGTQLALRLTYRMRDSL
- a CDS encoding YceI family protein; translated protein: MKHILTTIILAGFACLPLGAGLQAAEKIETYKIDPVHSSVKFSIRHFVAKTSGSFGQFEGTITVNRDDLTKSSVEAVIQVASVDTANEKRDAHLKTDDFFGAESHPIISFRSTKWEATDDEDEFEVTGELRMHGMTKEVTLEVELLGFGEGMQGAYLSGWEVTTEIDRTGWGITGGQPAVGDEVEITINIEAIRQ
- the ftsH gene encoding ATP-dependent zinc metalloprotease FtsH, which codes for MSSKQNSPQNNNSGRNGPPERFQPKVLLIWLVIITAIVALWFAQPGTGTNNEALTISELVQSIKDGRIEKGAGVMKPDPTFGQNGYVISGQMSDPQFSGSMTEGSSVPKVNFTAQGRLTEDDFLLVREVLSEKRRSTAVQDIIISFLPFILIIGLLYFLFVRQLKNAGRGAMSFGKSKAKMLTREKDSVTFKDVAGCDEAKEEVSEVVDFLKDPKKFQRIGGRIPKGVLMVGPPGTGKTLLAKAVAGEAEVPFFSISGSDFVEMFVGVGAARVRDMFEQGRKNAPCIVFIDEIDAVGRQRGAGLGGGNDEREQTLNSLLVEMDGFDGHEGVIIIAATNRPDVLDSALLRPGRFDRQVTIDLPDLNGRHEILKVHAKRIALSEEVNLEHVARNTPGFSGADLANLLNEGALIAARYNKKVVEMQDIDEARDKISFGRERRKLMDDEDRKITAFHEAGHAIVQAVIDDGHLPVHKVTIIPRGQSLGSTMFMPKKDVLNHSRRRLLNQICCGMGGRVAEELVMGDITSGASGDIRMVTKVARHMVCDWGMTDLGPVAYGENKDHVFLGQEIQRSQNYSEETAQKIDKAIHDIVEEQHKRCREILTENRHALDVCAEALLEHETIDGKHVQEILEFGEIRSPVIKREVPEPKDDEAEDEPEAKKKPEGNKDDGGLAGESAPAGAPA